Proteins from one Desulfonema limicola genomic window:
- a CDS encoding DUF1566 domain-containing protein — protein sequence MRYLSCILCLVFLCLFQNPAWSGEIQPPGPPDSGSGMYSLNQLYNYLLTGTHTTIPNSFQEPSNKPGSSTKTTSDIYNDIRNSFEQCNALSSQVSETTVFFSTDPENWGPRKGTMKTLAGKDYIPGVKEQTISAGCYESEGSIAGDSDLLPGNIKKDVELFGIIGTLISSVSVMATGQTETYDDNTPPRDDGAVKAGTPLAAEPRFTDNGDNTITDNLTGLTWMSNADCIGIKHPDFDTDGEADGLVTWQHALNFIEKINDGTYTECSSAYTDWRLPNVRELLTLVDYSYSNLSLPNTAGTSKWTEGDPFFGVKQIYYWSSTSSAGDTTQAWFVRFDTGYAYYGNKLQKAYVWPVRGGE from the coding sequence ATGCGTTATTTGTCCTGTATTCTATGTTTAGTTTTTTTATGCCTGTTTCAAAACCCTGCATGGTCAGGAGAAATTCAACCCCCTGGCCCCCCTGATTCAGGCAGTGGAATGTATAGTTTGAACCAGTTATATAATTATTTATTAACCGGAACCCATACAACCATTCCAAATTCTTTCCAGGAACCGTCAAACAAACCCGGTTCCAGCACAAAAACAACCTCTGATATTTATAATGATATAAGAAACAGTTTTGAACAGTGCAATGCTCTGTCTTCACAGGTATCTGAAACAACAGTCTTTTTCAGCACAGACCCTGAAAACTGGGGACCCCGGAAAGGAACCATGAAAACTCTTGCAGGAAAAGATTATATACCCGGGGTAAAAGAACAGACAATATCCGCAGGCTGTTATGAAAGTGAGGGAAGCATTGCCGGAGATAGCGACCTGCTTCCTGGAAATATAAAAAAGGATGTTGAACTTTTTGGTATTATCGGCACTTTGATTTCATCTGTATCAGTCATGGCAACAGGTCAAACCGAAACCTATGACGACAACACCCCGCCCAGGGATGACGGTGCTGTAAAAGCCGGAACTCCCCTTGCAGCAGAACCCCGTTTTACAGACAATGGTGACAACACTATAACAGACAATCTCACAGGCCTGACCTGGATGTCAAATGCAGACTGCATTGGAATAAAACACCCTGATTTTGATACGGACGGTGAAGCAGACGGGCTGGTAACATGGCAGCATGCCCTTAATTTTATCGAAAAAATAAATGATGGAACTTACACGGAATGCAGCAGTGCTTATACAGACTGGAGACTTCCCAATGTCAGAGAACTTCTCACCCTGGTTGACTACTCATACTCAAATTTATCCCTTCCCAATACTGCGGGAACATCAAAATGGACAGAAGGAGATCCCTTTTTTGGTGTAAAACAGATTTATTACTGGTCATCAACATCTTCTGCCGGAGATACGACACAGGCATGGTTTGTAAGATTTGATACAGGTTACGCATACTACGGGAATAAACTGCAAAAAGCCTATGTATGGCCTGTAAGGGGTGGGGAATGA
- a CDS encoding PKD domain-containing protein, protein MKIKSIIVFLSAAFLIFMAASISGAEEYGWSENSGWVNIEPSGYGGMIIESDHLEGYIWSEGIGWIKLGTYSGGGSHAYNNTTADNWGVNRKNDNTLEGFAWSENSGWINFNPEGSQVKVDPGNSSIQGFAWSEGAGWIHFKNYIPEDPVIPDEPYIPYEPYIPQQPQNNPPVILSDNKPVSEITIDSSEDGFPKSFSLILTGNDPDGDNLTWLIPEHAVHGTAVINKQDDLVIINYNPDKDYNGKDTFKLELNDGEFSSFLTVNVNVLAVNDLPVIIFEENAVSRLDIEMDEDGDPHQFSLTLSAADIDGDVLKWSILKQPSYGTALIPETENLKKNISYMPETDYNGQDMFEIQVSDGIDAAILTLNINIRPVNDKTVITGISRKMIAVPENTALLLSLSDLNISDTDNDLNELALFVKQGEHYTLTGNTLTPDKDFTGWLKVPVYINDSTEDSEIYLLDVIVSNDADADGMADIWEAENGLDPLNNDAQDDNDRDGFTNLEEYLCSTLPFDLDSRPDFLFADAGAERSAIPGETVRLNAGNSISYRGYIAKYLWEQISGTEVTLSDINAVRPVFTVPETIEQQALEFQLTVTSPCSIIRTDTCIINIIKTGIPPTADAGEDQLVIPDTLENSIITLDGSRSSDPDSEIVEYTWNQVDGLPINLSDINSIMPTFTLPGNMQGRSESLAFNLTVTDDQGLKSSDTCIVNISESNMPPEVVITPFESPVAERSVVVLNASNSKDPDSEIVMYLWRQKSGVPVILFDSMTAALTFATPPVEHEITLVFELTIWDEAGLRGQSQVSVSIEDNEIVSSIPEPDYNDDGGSGGCFFNTIFFLKQGS, encoded by the coding sequence ATGAAAATAAAATCTATTATTGTTTTTTTATCTGCTGCTTTTCTTATTTTCATGGCAGCGTCAATCAGCGGAGCCGAAGAATACGGCTGGTCTGAAAATTCAGGCTGGGTTAATATTGAACCTTCCGGTTACGGAGGTATGATTATTGAAAGCGACCACCTGGAAGGATATATCTGGTCAGAAGGCATTGGATGGATAAAACTGGGAACATATTCGGGCGGCGGTTCTCATGCCTATAATAATACAACAGCAGACAACTGGGGAGTAAACAGGAAAAACGACAACACACTGGAAGGATTTGCCTGGAGTGAAAACTCAGGGTGGATAAATTTTAATCCTGAAGGCAGCCAGGTGAAAGTTGATCCTGGTAACAGCAGTATTCAAGGCTTTGCATGGTCAGAAGGAGCGGGATGGATTCATTTTAAAAACTATATACCAGAAGATCCTGTTATTCCTGATGAACCCTATATTCCCTATGAACCTTACATCCCGCAGCAGCCGCAAAATAACCCTCCAGTAATTCTTTCAGATAACAAACCTGTTTCCGAGATTACCATAGACTCAAGCGAAGATGGTTTTCCAAAATCTTTTTCCCTGATTCTGACAGGTAATGACCCTGACGGAGATAATTTGACATGGTTAATACCGGAACATGCAGTACATGGAACAGCAGTAATAAATAAACAAGACGATCTTGTAATTATCAATTATAACCCGGATAAAGATTATAACGGCAAAGATACATTTAAACTGGAGTTGAATGACGGAGAGTTTTCAAGTTTTCTGACTGTTAATGTAAATGTCCTTGCTGTAAATGATTTACCTGTCATAATATTTGAAGAAAATGCAGTTTCCAGACTGGATATTGAAATGGATGAAGATGGGGATCCGCATCAATTTTCCCTGACACTCAGTGCCGCTGATATTGACGGAGATGTTCTTAAATGGAGTATTTTAAAGCAGCCTTCTTACGGTACCGCTTTAATACCTGAAACAGAAAATCTTAAAAAAAATATTTCATATATGCCTGAAACAGATTATAATGGCCAGGATATGTTTGAAATCCAGGTCAGCGATGGAATTGATGCTGCAATACTGACCCTGAATATTAATATCCGTCCTGTAAATGATAAAACTGTGATTACCGGGATATCCAGAAAAATGATTGCTGTTCCCGAAAATACAGCCCTGCTGTTATCTCTTTCAGACCTGAACATAAGCGACACTGATAATGATTTGAATGAGTTGGCCTTGTTTGTTAAACAAGGAGAACATTACACTCTTACAGGGAATACACTGACACCTGATAAAGACTTTACAGGCTGGCTGAAAGTACCCGTATATATTAACGACAGCACAGAGGACAGTGAGATTTATCTTCTTGATGTTATTGTAAGCAATGATGCAGATGCAGACGGAATGGCAGACATATGGGAGGCTGAAAACGGTCTTGATCCTTTGAATAATGATGCTCAAGACGATAATGACAGGGACGGATTTACAAACCTGGAAGAATATTTATGCAGCACGCTTCCCTTTGACCTGGATTCTCGGCCGGATTTCCTTTTTGCCGATGCAGGAGCTGAACGCAGCGCAATACCCGGAGAAACTGTCAGGCTTAACGCCGGGAATTCAATATCTTACAGGGGGTACATAGCAAAGTATTTGTGGGAGCAGATTTCAGGTACTGAAGTTACCCTGTCTGACATAAATGCTGTCAGACCTGTATTTACAGTGCCTGAAACAATAGAACAGCAGGCACTGGAATTCCAGCTGACTGTAACAAGCCCATGCAGTATAATAAGAACAGATACCTGCATTATAAACATAATTAAAACAGGAATTCCGCCCACAGCAGACGCAGGAGAAGATCAGCTTGTTATCCCTGATACACTGGAAAACTCAATAATTACACTGGATGGTTCAAGATCAAGTGATCCAGACAGCGAAATCGTGGAATATACATGGAACCAGGTTGACGGACTTCCAATAAATCTGTCAGATATAAATTCAATAATGCCAACATTTACCCTGCCTGGGAATATGCAGGGAAGATCCGAATCCCTGGCTTTTAATCTGACAGTTACAGATGATCAGGGACTTAAATCTTCTGATACCTGCATTGTAAACATCAGTGAAAGTAATATGCCGCCTGAAGTTGTAATAACACCTTTTGAATCTCCTGTTGCAGAAAGAAGTGTTGTTGTTCTCAATGCATCCAATTCAAAAGATCCTGATTCTGAAATAGTCATGTATTTATGGCGGCAGAAAAGCGGGGTTCCCGTAATCCTGTTTGACAGCATGACAGCAGCGCTGACCTTTGCAACCCCGCCGGTAGAACATGAAATTACTCTTGTTTTCGAGCTTACAATATGGGATGAAGCAGGTCTCAGGGGACAATCCCAGGTTTCTGTAAGTATAGAAGATAACGAAATTGTCAGCAGCATACCAGAACCGGATTATAATGATGACGGCGGCAGCGGGGGATGTTTTTTTAATACAATATTTTTTCTAAAACAGGGGAGTTAA